A window of Zingiber officinale cultivar Zhangliang chromosome 5A, Zo_v1.1, whole genome shotgun sequence contains these coding sequences:
- the LOC121980786 gene encoding GATA transcription factor 5-like isoform X1 has translation MLRTLVAFSSSASSSLFCDSSSSSSRSSPSLFLLPRLDPLPPSAIPHRAQLQVEKKSSMEALKASLRPEVSPSGQQQLSSEEAGWVVERGNLLGEGFSVDDLLDLGEFAENEAEEAGREAETTRHEETENGNSDSSPSSPSSGLTLELQAPPLTPAAALSDICLPACDAVEELEWMSMIMDDSISEFPPPCAGVSSFSPPQGDGQKENQRARAAGERPSLCLTVCALSTEAMVPVKAKRSKRSRGATAAWSMSGPLHFADSSSSSSCSSTSSCDPFLIYDPTGAGSAVEQSFLLYDDHHQLPPPPQAKKQKPKKRGRKPKFPSSASGPNGERRCSHCGVQKTPQWRAGPLGAKTLCNACGVRFKSGRLLPEYRPACSPTFLSHVHSNSHRKVLEMRRKKETDLVASF, from the exons ATGCTCCGAACGCTCGTCGCCTTTTCCTCCtccgcttcttcttctctcttctgcgactcttcttcctcctcctcgcggtcctctccctctctctttcttcttccccGGCTTGATCCCCTGCCGCCCTCGGCTATCCCCCACCGCGCTCAG TTGCAGGTCGAGAAGAAAAGCTCCATGGAAGCTCTGAAAGCGAGTTTAAGGCCGGAGGTCTCGCCGTCGGGACAGCAGCAGCTTTCGAGCGAGGAGGCGGGGTGGGTCGTCGAAAGGGGGAACCTTTTGGGCGAGGGGTTCTCCGTCGACGACCTCCTTGACCTCGGCGAGTTCGCTGAGAACGAGGCGGAGGAGGCCGGAAGGGAAGCGGAAACGACGAGACATGAGGAAACGGAGAACGGCAACTCggattcttctccttcttccccgTCTTCGGGGCTCACCCTCGAGCTTCAGGCTCCGCCTCTGACGCCGGCGGCGGCGCTTTCGGATATATGTCTTCCT GCTTGTGATGCTGTTGAAGAACTTGAATGGATGTCTATGATCATGGACGATTCCATCTCGGAGTTTCCGCCTCCGTGCGCCGGCGTATCATCCTTTTCTCCGCCTCAGGGAGACGGCCAAAAGGAGAATCAGCGAGCCCGCGCAGCCGGGGAACGACCTTCTTTGTGCCTCACCGTCTGCGCGCTTTCCACCGAGGCCATGGTTCCGGTGAAAGCCAAGAGGAGCAAGCGCTCGCGCGGCGCCACCGCCGCCTGGTCAATGTCCGGCCCGCTCCACTTCGCGGACTCGTCCTCGTCCTCCTCctgctcctccacctcctcctgcGACCCTTTCCTTATCTACGACCCCACCGGCGCTGGCAGCGCCGTGGAGCAAAGCTTCCTCCTTTACGACGACCACCACCAACTTCCGCCTCCGCCGCAGGCAAAGAAGCAGAAGCCGAAGAAACGCGGGCGGAAGCCCAAATTCCCCTCCTCCGCCTCCGGCCCCAACGGCGAGCGGCGCTGCAGCCACTGCGGCGTCCAGAAAACCCCCCAGTGGCGCGCTGGCCCCCTCGGCGCCAAGACCCTCTGCAACGCCTGCGGCGTCCGCTTCAAGTCCGGCCGCCTCCTCCCGGAGTACCGCCCCGCCTGCAGCCCCACCTTCCTCAGCCACGTGCACTCCAACAGCCACCGCAAGGTCCTCGAGATGCGCCGCAAGAAGGAGACCGACCTCGTCGCCTCCTTCTAA
- the LOC121980786 gene encoding GATA transcription factor 5-like isoform X2 has protein sequence MLRTLVAFSSSASSSLFCDSSSSSSRSSPSLFLLPRLDPLPPSAIPHRAQVEKKSSMEALKASLRPEVSPSGQQQLSSEEAGWVVERGNLLGEGFSVDDLLDLGEFAENEAEEAGREAETTRHEETENGNSDSSPSSPSSGLTLELQAPPLTPAAALSDICLPACDAVEELEWMSMIMDDSISEFPPPCAGVSSFSPPQGDGQKENQRARAAGERPSLCLTVCALSTEAMVPVKAKRSKRSRGATAAWSMSGPLHFADSSSSSSCSSTSSCDPFLIYDPTGAGSAVEQSFLLYDDHHQLPPPPQAKKQKPKKRGRKPKFPSSASGPNGERRCSHCGVQKTPQWRAGPLGAKTLCNACGVRFKSGRLLPEYRPACSPTFLSHVHSNSHRKVLEMRRKKETDLVASF, from the exons ATGCTCCGAACGCTCGTCGCCTTTTCCTCCtccgcttcttcttctctcttctgcgactcttcttcctcctcctcgcggtcctctccctctctctttcttcttccccGGCTTGATCCCCTGCCGCCCTCGGCTATCCCCCACCGCGCTCAG GTCGAGAAGAAAAGCTCCATGGAAGCTCTGAAAGCGAGTTTAAGGCCGGAGGTCTCGCCGTCGGGACAGCAGCAGCTTTCGAGCGAGGAGGCGGGGTGGGTCGTCGAAAGGGGGAACCTTTTGGGCGAGGGGTTCTCCGTCGACGACCTCCTTGACCTCGGCGAGTTCGCTGAGAACGAGGCGGAGGAGGCCGGAAGGGAAGCGGAAACGACGAGACATGAGGAAACGGAGAACGGCAACTCggattcttctccttcttccccgTCTTCGGGGCTCACCCTCGAGCTTCAGGCTCCGCCTCTGACGCCGGCGGCGGCGCTTTCGGATATATGTCTTCCT GCTTGTGATGCTGTTGAAGAACTTGAATGGATGTCTATGATCATGGACGATTCCATCTCGGAGTTTCCGCCTCCGTGCGCCGGCGTATCATCCTTTTCTCCGCCTCAGGGAGACGGCCAAAAGGAGAATCAGCGAGCCCGCGCAGCCGGGGAACGACCTTCTTTGTGCCTCACCGTCTGCGCGCTTTCCACCGAGGCCATGGTTCCGGTGAAAGCCAAGAGGAGCAAGCGCTCGCGCGGCGCCACCGCCGCCTGGTCAATGTCCGGCCCGCTCCACTTCGCGGACTCGTCCTCGTCCTCCTCctgctcctccacctcctcctgcGACCCTTTCCTTATCTACGACCCCACCGGCGCTGGCAGCGCCGTGGAGCAAAGCTTCCTCCTTTACGACGACCACCACCAACTTCCGCCTCCGCCGCAGGCAAAGAAGCAGAAGCCGAAGAAACGCGGGCGGAAGCCCAAATTCCCCTCCTCCGCCTCCGGCCCCAACGGCGAGCGGCGCTGCAGCCACTGCGGCGTCCAGAAAACCCCCCAGTGGCGCGCTGGCCCCCTCGGCGCCAAGACCCTCTGCAACGCCTGCGGCGTCCGCTTCAAGTCCGGCCGCCTCCTCCCGGAGTACCGCCCCGCCTGCAGCCCCACCTTCCTCAGCCACGTGCACTCCAACAGCCACCGCAAGGTCCTCGAGATGCGCCGCAAGAAGGAGACCGACCTCGTCGCCTCCTTCTAA